A single genomic interval of Methyloceanibacter caenitepidi harbors:
- the rpmB gene encoding 50S ribosomal protein L28, giving the protein MARRCELSGKAVLTGNNVSHAKRRTRRRFLPNLSNVTLQSDTLKKAVRLTVSASALRSVEHRGGLDAYLLKAGDDELSLKARRLKREIAKATEAQAAS; this is encoded by the coding sequence ATGGCCCGTCGCTGCGAGCTGTCCGGCAAAGCCGTGCTCACCGGCAACAATGTGAGCCATGCAAAGCGCCGCACGCGGCGCCGCTTCCTGCCGAATCTGAGCAATGTCACGCTTCAGAGCGATACTCTGAAGAAGGCTGTCCGCCTCACCGTCTCCGCCAGCGCCCTGCGCTCGGTCGAGCACCGTGGCGGCCTGGACGCCTATCTGCTCAAGGCCGGCGACGACGAACTCTCGCTAAAGGCGCGCCGCCTGAAGCGCGAGATCGCCAAGGCGACCGAGGCGCAGGCGGCCTCTTAG
- a CDS encoding DUF3108 domain-containing protein: MRVARHVLSIAANVAAVAALVLGIAVLALVALDASPNGIAQAETGPESPPPDADSDFGARGSILDESEPFPIEGLYSDKNKPGDEDAPPNADLPDAGEFAEPNLEPEPAEPEQRAGPVDTSARFQAVYNVSLGRFNLGNFTISGTVQNGQYALRGNGTFSVLKGWVFNWQGKLHGSGEATTDGANPRSYSFTQSDGKYQERLSIDFGDGYVQSVKIWPKPRPYPGEIKVTKEQVQHVVDPLSGAFLTARSNDPRADLSVCNEVIPVFDGRSRYDLVLRPKKRVMVQNRGNGNYSGPAAVCQVKFVPISGYPRGDPGIEELRQANGIEAWLVPLRGTGMYVPYQITIPAFGGYTAVAVATSMRAGRAGRAEAR, from the coding sequence ATGCGGGTCGCACGACACGTCTTGAGTATTGCGGCCAACGTTGCGGCCGTGGCCGCACTGGTCCTGGGCATCGCCGTCTTGGCGTTGGTCGCGCTGGACGCGTCTCCCAACGGCATCGCGCAGGCCGAGACCGGCCCCGAAAGCCCGCCGCCGGACGCGGACAGCGATTTCGGCGCCCGCGGCTCGATTCTGGACGAGAGCGAACCCTTCCCAATCGAAGGCCTCTACAGCGACAAGAACAAGCCGGGGGACGAAGACGCCCCGCCAAACGCAGATCTGCCGGACGCGGGAGAATTCGCGGAGCCGAACCTGGAACCCGAGCCCGCAGAACCTGAACAAAGGGCCGGCCCGGTCGACACCTCGGCGCGCTTCCAGGCCGTCTACAATGTCAGCCTCGGCCGCTTCAACCTGGGCAATTTCACCATCTCGGGCACGGTGCAGAACGGCCAGTACGCCTTGCGCGGCAACGGCACCTTCTCGGTGCTGAAGGGCTGGGTCTTCAACTGGCAGGGCAAGCTCCACGGCTCGGGCGAGGCCACCACCGATGGCGCGAACCCCCGCTCCTATTCGTTCACCCAGAGCGACGGCAAATACCAGGAGCGCCTCAGCATCGATTTTGGCGACGGCTATGTGCAGTCGGTGAAGATCTGGCCGAAGCCCCGCCCCTATCCCGGCGAGATCAAGGTCACGAAGGAACAGGTTCAGCACGTGGTGGATCCGCTCTCGGGCGCGTTCCTGACCGCACGTTCCAACGACCCCCGCGCCGATCTCAGCGTCTGCAACGAGGTGATCCCCGTGTTCGACGGGCGCTCCCGTTACGATCTGGTCCTCAGGCCGAAGAAGCGCGTGATGGTGCAGAACCGGGGCAACGGCAACTACTCGGGGCCGGCCGCGGTGTGCCAAGTGAAGTTCGTGCCCATCTCCGGCTATCCGCGCGGCGACCCGGGCATCGAGGAGCTGCGGCAAGCCAACGGCATCGAAGCCTGGCTCGTCCCCTTGCGGGGCACGGGCATGTACGTGCCCTACCAGATCACGATCCCCGCCTTCGGGGGCTACACCGCCGTGGCGGTGGCCACGTCCATGCGCGCCGGCCGCGCCGGCCGCGCCGAGGCTCGTTGA
- a CDS encoding esterase-like activity of phytase family protein has product MRLITDRTTAALAAGLAGIAVLYLSASALLAKPTTPLSGPTETRVSVVPITFDRDDPKKTRFGKLIYRGGLNLFARSVHFGGYSALALDPSGTTLLALSDAGSWMRATLVYDGSRLASLSNVMLGPILDQDGNPLSSENRQDAEGMALLSGDTLQGSALVSFERDHRIMRYPFTPDRFGPPNGTVPLPKAARAMGSNQGLEAIATIQSGRMQGTVVALPEYLRDRAGNLIGWLIGGPSPGAITIRRLKGFDITDAAGLPDGGLLLLERRFRYSEGVKMRIRRIAPADLKPGKLITGETLLETDDLLNIDNMEAIAVHRAQDGATVLTLMSDDNFSAFQRSLIMQFTLP; this is encoded by the coding sequence GTGCGGCTGATCACGGACAGGACCACGGCGGCTCTCGCAGCGGGGCTCGCCGGCATCGCCGTTCTGTATCTCAGCGCTTCCGCATTGTTGGCGAAGCCCACCACGCCCCTGTCGGGACCGACGGAGACGCGCGTCTCCGTGGTCCCCATCACCTTCGATCGCGACGACCCGAAGAAGACGCGGTTCGGCAAGCTGATCTATCGCGGCGGGCTCAACCTCTTCGCCCGCTCGGTGCATTTCGGCGGCTACTCGGCGCTCGCGCTCGATCCGTCCGGGACGACGCTCCTGGCCTTGTCAGACGCGGGCTCGTGGATGCGCGCGACACTTGTTTATGACGGGAGCCGTCTTGCGAGCCTGTCGAACGTCATGCTCGGGCCCATCCTCGACCAGGACGGCAATCCTTTGAGCTCCGAGAACCGGCAGGACGCGGAAGGCATGGCCCTTCTTTCCGGCGACACGCTTCAGGGAAGCGCCCTCGTCTCGTTCGAGCGGGATCACCGCATCATGCGCTATCCCTTCACGCCCGACCGCTTCGGGCCGCCGAACGGGACCGTTCCGCTGCCCAAGGCTGCACGCGCCATGGGCTCCAACCAAGGGCTCGAGGCGATCGCCACGATCCAGTCGGGGCGGATGCAAGGGACGGTGGTAGCGCTGCCGGAGTATCTGCGAGACCGGGCCGGCAATTTGATCGGCTGGCTGATCGGCGGGCCGTCTCCCGGTGCGATCACGATCCGCCGGCTCAAGGGCTTCGACATCACGGATGCCGCTGGATTGCCCGATGGCGGGCTGCTGCTCCTGGAGCGGCGCTTCCGCTACAGCGAAGGGGTCAAGATGCGCATCCGGCGGATCGCGCCTGCTGACCTCAAGCCCGGCAAGCTGATCACCGGCGAGACGCTGCTCGAGACCGACGACCTTCTGAATATCGACAATATGGAGGCGATTGCGGTCCACCGCGCGCAAGACGGCGCGACCGTCCTGACGCTCATGTCGGACGACAATTTCAGCGCTTTTCAGCGCTCGCTGATCATGCAGTTTACGCTGCCGTAG